Proteins co-encoded in one Deltaproteobacteria bacterium genomic window:
- a CDS encoding PAS domain S-box protein, translating to MGQESQEKNEATRTRWAAEELRRRALALLERHPGGTAAPPPPDLDELLHELRVHRVELELQNEELRAAQRETEALRARYFHLFELAPVGYLTLDARGGIAEGNLAAVRFLGLPRLKLAGRLLGFFVAAADRPTFNRFLGEVFATGTRQTCEVTLQPENAAEARLLLEGVREQPRTGVTPCCRVALIDISARVAVEASLRESEERFRLFFANAGFGKALTSPDGRLSRVNRALCDLLGYERAQLEALHLVALAHPDQREECRAWLRAVLAGEETAPRREMRLLRRDGEAVWADVCMVLERAPDGAPLCLLIEFADLTEKKQLQANLSEADHLASVGLLAAGVAHEINNPLAYVLYNLETAAEDLPRMVAAERGARDALEALLSDDARKALRATSGGARGVPSWEDVVERVRQASEGAGRVRKIARSLSSFSRVERRDVQPLDLRIPLDAAVDMAAAELKYRARLVRDLAPVPHVLGSEQKLAQVFLNLLVNAAQALPEGEAERHEVRVRTWQEGDEVCTEIRDTGPGISEAVRARIFEPFFTTKPPGRGTGLGLSISRSIVQALGGRLDARNHPDGGAAFTVRLRAADEAREAALSTDAAEEAMGETTGPAPAPSEGRLLIVDDEPLVRGVLRRILETYTVVEAASGAEAQNILATDRGFDLILCDVTMPTMSGIDLYRWLAALDGEAARRIVLVTGGAFTPRAEAFLAETTNPRLNKPFDPQNVREMVARLVAAGRQKPA from the coding sequence ATGGGCCAGGAATCTCAGGAAAAGAACGAGGCCACGAGGACTCGCTGGGCCGCGGAGGAGCTTCGGCGCCGCGCGCTGGCCCTGCTCGAACGGCATCCGGGCGGCACCGCCGCGCCCCCGCCACCCGACCTCGACGAGCTCCTGCACGAGCTCCGGGTGCACCGGGTGGAACTCGAGCTGCAGAACGAAGAGCTCCGCGCCGCGCAAAGGGAGACCGAGGCGCTTCGGGCGCGCTACTTCCATCTCTTCGAGCTGGCGCCGGTCGGCTACCTCACGCTGGATGCGCGCGGCGGCATCGCGGAGGGGAACCTGGCCGCCGTGCGCTTTCTCGGCCTGCCCCGCCTGAAGCTCGCCGGCCGGCTGCTCGGCTTCTTCGTCGCCGCCGCTGATCGCCCGACCTTCAATCGTTTTCTCGGCGAAGTCTTCGCCACCGGCACGCGCCAGACCTGCGAGGTGACGCTCCAGCCGGAGAACGCCGCGGAGGCCAGGCTGCTCCTCGAGGGCGTGCGAGAGCAGCCGCGCACCGGCGTCACGCCCTGCTGTCGCGTCGCGCTGATCGACATCTCCGCGCGCGTGGCTGTCGAGGCCTCGTTGCGGGAGAGCGAGGAGCGGTTCCGGCTCTTTTTCGCCAACGCCGGCTTCGGCAAGGCCTTGACCTCTCCCGACGGACGGCTCTCCCGGGTGAACCGCGCGCTCTGCGACCTGCTCGGATACGAGCGAGCTCAGCTCGAGGCGCTGCACCTCGTGGCCCTCGCGCACCCCGACCAGCGCGAGGAGTGCCGCGCCTGGCTGCGCGCGGTGCTGGCCGGCGAGGAGACCGCGCCGCGGAGGGAGATGCGCCTACTGCGCCGCGACGGCGAGGCGGTCTGGGCCGACGTGTGCATGGTCCTCGAGCGAGCGCCGGACGGCGCACCCCTCTGTCTCCTCATCGAGTTCGCGGACCTCACCGAGAAGAAGCAGCTGCAGGCCAACCTGTCCGAGGCGGACCACCTCGCGTCGGTCGGCCTCCTCGCCGCGGGAGTGGCACACGAGATCAATAACCCCCTCGCCTACGTGCTCTACAACCTCGAGACCGCGGCGGAGGACCTGCCCCGCATGGTAGCCGCCGAACGGGGCGCGCGCGACGCGCTGGAAGCCCTCCTCAGCGACGACGCGCGAAAGGCGCTACGTGCCACGTCGGGAGGCGCACGGGGCGTTCCGTCGTGGGAGGACGTGGTGGAGCGAGTGCGACAGGCCTCGGAAGGCGCGGGGCGCGTGCGCAAGATCGCCAGGAGCCTGAGCTCCTTCTCCCGGGTCGAGAGGCGCGACGTGCAGCCCCTCGACCTCCGCATTCCCCTCGACGCGGCGGTGGACATGGCCGCCGCGGAGCTCAAGTATCGGGCGCGCCTGGTGCGAGATCTCGCCCCCGTGCCCCACGTGCTCGGCTCCGAGCAGAAGCTGGCGCAGGTGTTTCTCAACCTGCTCGTGAATGCGGCGCAGGCTTTGCCGGAGGGAGAGGCGGAGCGCCACGAGGTTCGCGTGCGCACCTGGCAAGAGGGTGACGAGGTCTGCACCGAGATCCGCGATACCGGGCCGGGGATCTCGGAGGCCGTGCGAGCCCGCATCTTCGAGCCCTTCTTCACCACGAAGCCCCCGGGACGCGGCACGGGGCTCGGGCTCTCGATCTCGCGAAGCATCGTGCAGGCGCTGGGCGGCCGACTGGACGCGCGAAACCACCCCGATGGAGGCGCCGCGTTCACCGTGCGGCTGCGGGCGGCGGACGAGGCCCGCGAGGCCGCTCTGTCCACCGACGCGGCGGAGGAGGCTATGGGGGAGACGACGGGGCCGGCACCAGCGCCTTCCGAGGGACGCTTGTTGATCGTGGACGACGAGCCCCTGGTTCGGGGAGTCCTCCGCCGCATCCTCGAGACCTATACCGTGGTCGAGGCAGCCTCCGGTGCCGAGGCGCAGAACATCCTGGCCACCGATCGTGGCTTCGACCTCATTCTCTGCGACGTGACGATGCCCACCATGTCGGGGATCGACCTCTACAGGTGGCTGGCGGCGCTGGACGGGGAGGCCGCCCGACGCATCGTGCTCGTCACGGGCGGTGCGTTCACCCCGCGCGCCGAAGCCTTCCTGGCCGAGACCACCAACCCGCGCCTGAACAAGCCCTTCGACCCGCAGAACGTGCGAGAGATGGTCGCCCGGCTCGTCGCCGCCGGACGGCAGAAGCCGGCCTAA
- a CDS encoding DUF2505 family protein encodes MEHRIEHLFDVPEDRLWQVFLFDEEYNDGLYRHLKLKVEGRQLEREGEGESLVVRRTVEMVPDRQIPSVLKAIIRGATLVREEGHFKARERRFEIALVVPIFGNRVDYGGCFLWEPVEGGRKTRRIWEGYCRARIPLAGGALERYLLGEMERGLALACEFATGYFATHAA; translated from the coding sequence ATGGAACACCGCATCGAGCACCTCTTCGACGTGCCGGAAGACCGCCTCTGGCAGGTCTTTCTCTTCGACGAGGAGTACAACGACGGGCTCTACCGGCACTTGAAGCTGAAGGTCGAGGGGCGGCAGCTCGAGCGCGAGGGAGAGGGTGAGAGCCTGGTGGTCCGGCGGACCGTCGAGATGGTGCCCGACCGGCAGATCCCGTCGGTGTTGAAGGCCATCATCCGGGGCGCGACGCTCGTGCGCGAGGAGGGGCACTTCAAGGCCCGCGAGCGGCGCTTCGAGATCGCGCTCGTGGTCCCCATCTTCGGCAACCGGGTGGACTACGGCGGCTGTTTTCTGTGGGAGCCCGTGGAGGGCGGTCGCAAGACGCGTCGCATCTGGGAGGGCTACTGTCGCGCGCGCATCCCGCTCGCGGGAGGAGCGCTCGAGCGGTACCTCCTCGGTGAGATGGAACGCGGGCTGGCTCTGGCCTGCGAGTTCGCGACGGGCTACTTCGCGACCCACGCGGCGTGA